The bacterium genome contains a region encoding:
- a CDS encoding FliM/FliN family flagellar motor switch protein: MAPEDLDNEYDDLDLDAAIGAAEDLVGAVDGTGMDLDEVLNAQSDADLAVDGPRTYDFNRPHNISRTFEQNLQSMAENFAKTGGIDFTSLLRMTASIDYKGLQQCTFGEYLEELPNPTCASMVTLAPLKGYSLLHIDLGLCFVFMKKLMGGAPVSEDTVREFTEIERGINAGLVERFLEILRKSAMKLVRLDPGFVGLENNPNYLSGIAEGESLIIMKFQVKLDTVEGPVEIAIPLPAFGPVRDVFDPQDAIELRTPSELREDRRKILDMVRTTGSELVVNLGEISATLEDVLSLAVGDLIHLPQVVDAPLKVHIEGQEAWLGDAGRVGQHRAVKLIQQLNKE, translated from the coding sequence GTGGCACCCGAAGACCTGGACAACGAATACGACGACCTGGATCTCGACGCCGCCATCGGGGCGGCCGAGGACCTCGTCGGTGCCGTGGACGGCACCGGCATGGACCTCGACGAGGTGCTGAACGCCCAGTCGGACGCCGACCTCGCCGTCGACGGGCCGCGCACCTACGATTTCAACCGGCCCCACAACATCTCGCGCACCTTCGAGCAGAACCTGCAGTCCATGGCCGAGAACTTCGCCAAGACCGGGGGCATCGACTTCACGAGCCTGCTGCGCATGACCGCCAGCATCGACTACAAGGGCCTGCAGCAGTGCACCTTCGGCGAGTACCTGGAGGAGCTGCCGAACCCCACCTGCGCCTCGATGGTCACCCTGGCGCCCCTGAAGGGGTACTCCCTGCTGCACATCGACCTCGGCCTGTGCTTCGTCTTCATGAAGAAGCTCATGGGCGGCGCGCCGGTGTCCGAGGACACGGTGCGGGAGTTCACGGAGATCGAACGCGGCATCAACGCCGGTCTCGTCGAACGCTTCCTCGAGATCCTGCGCAAGAGCGCCATGAAGCTCGTCCGGCTCGACCCGGGCTTCGTCGGGCTCGAGAACAACCCGAACTACCTGAGCGGCATCGCCGAGGGCGAATCGCTCATCATCATGAAGTTCCAGGTGAAGCTCGACACGGTCGAGGGACCGGTCGAGATCGCCATCCCCCTGCCGGCCTTCGGGCCGGTGCGGGACGTGTTCGATCCCCAGGACGCCATCGAACTGCGGACGCCGAGCGAACTGCGCGAAGACCGTCGCAAGATCCTCGATATGGTGCGCACCACGGGAAGCGAACTCGTTGTCAATCTTGGAGAAATCTCCGCGACCCTCGAGGATGTCCTCAGCCTGGCGGTGGGGGACCTGATCCACCTGCCGCAGGTCGTGGACGCGCCGCTGAAGGTGCACATCGAGGGCCAGGAGGCGTGGCTGGGCGACGCCGGACGCGTCGGGCAGCACCGCG
- a CDS encoding flagellar basal body-associated FliL family protein has protein sequence MADKDDEVVEAGGKSKLAIFENKAILLGVIVIVQALVAIGLTQFLILPKLGVQAADAAATQPAAEESKALEVSDLGVLVGLEEIIVTLAGESKRPRYLRINVNLEVKDQLTADIVATRLPQLRDIVIMALSNKTAEELSHPEGKKGLRDEIFRRISEKMPEGTLMNIYFSDLVVQ, from the coding sequence ATGGCCGACAAAGACGACGAAGTGGTGGAAGCGGGCGGCAAGTCCAAGCTCGCCATTTTCGAGAACAAGGCCATCCTGCTGGGCGTCATCGTGATCGTCCAGGCCCTGGTGGCCATCGGGCTGACCCAGTTCCTGATCCTGCCCAAGCTGGGCGTCCAGGCGGCCGACGCCGCGGCGACCCAGCCGGCGGCCGAGGAGTCGAAGGCCCTCGAGGTGTCCGATCTGGGCGTGCTGGTGGGCCTGGAGGAGATCATCGTCACCCTGGCCGGCGAGAGCAAGCGGCCCCGCTACCTGCGCATCAACGTCAACCTCGAGGTCAAGGACCAGCTCACGGCCGACATCGTGGCCACGCGCCTGCCCCAGCTGCGCGACATCGTGATCATGGCCCTCTCGAACAAGACGGCCGAGGAGCTCAGCCACCCGGAGGGCAAGAAGGGGCTGCGCGACGAGATCTTCCGCCGCATCAGCGAGAAGATGCCCGAGGGCACCCTCATGAACATCTACTTCTCCGACCTGGTCGTCCAGTAG
- a CDS encoding OmpA family protein yields the protein MAKKKKNIIIKQGLDDWVMTYGDMMSLLLTFFVLIVSFSSMQETKFEQAANSLKEAFGVLATPESVIQFNDPLIPNHDPSDEEADVLYEVRNVEKFILEANLDEQIAVEVKEQGVLFRLEAPFLFASGTADLAEEPKGVLEEMARFFTKFPYKVEIDGHTDDVPINSPRFPSNWELSAARAVTVARYFQSIGMPPERIAATGYGEFHPIADNATAEGREKNRRVEIFLHLNQGDLLEERELPFSESPVRLERLEETERHETDEKPPVRPIINPVTGRLGTLPVSK from the coding sequence GTGGCGAAGAAGAAGAAGAACATCATCATCAAGCAGGGGCTCGACGACTGGGTCATGACCTACGGGGACATGATGAGCCTCCTGCTGACGTTCTTCGTGCTCATCGTCTCCTTCTCGTCCATGCAGGAGACCAAGTTCGAGCAGGCCGCCAACTCCCTCAAGGAGGCCTTCGGCGTCCTGGCCACCCCCGAGTCGGTCATCCAGTTCAACGACCCGCTGATTCCCAACCACGACCCCAGCGACGAGGAGGCGGACGTCCTGTACGAGGTCCGCAACGTCGAGAAGTTCATCCTCGAGGCGAACCTGGACGAGCAGATCGCCGTCGAGGTGAAGGAGCAGGGGGTGCTCTTCCGGCTCGAGGCGCCGTTCCTCTTCGCATCGGGCACCGCCGACCTGGCCGAGGAACCCAAGGGCGTGCTCGAGGAGATGGCGCGCTTCTTCACCAAGTTCCCCTACAAGGTCGAGATCGACGGCCACACCGACGACGTGCCCATCAACTCGCCGCGCTTCCCCTCGAACTGGGAGCTTTCGGCGGCCCGCGCCGTCACCGTGGCACGATACTTTCAAAGCATCGGCATGCCGCCCGAGCGCATCGCGGCGACCGGCTACGGGGAATTCCACCCCATCGCCGACAACGCCACGGCCGAGGGACGCGAAAAGAACCGCCGGGTGGAGATCTTCCTGCATCTGAACCAGGGAGACCTGCTCGAGGAACGGGAACTGCCGTTCAGCGAGTCGCCGGTCAGGCTCGAGCGACTCGAGGAGACCGAACGGCACGAAACGGACGAAAAGCCGCCGGTGCGGCCAATTATCAACCCGGTGACCGGGCGGCTGGGAACGCTGCCGGTCAGCAAGTAA
- a CDS encoding motility protein A: MDIATVVGIAVAFGLIVWSILLGGSLSGFIDMPSVAVVVGGTIGALLINFPLPRILGLVGVFKKTFLFKLDDPDEVIGKMVRYAERARREGMLALEEDSENETDAFLRKGLRLAVDGTDPQLLEKILETDVEQIEARHSEGAKVLSAGGTFAPAFGMIGTLIGLVNMLSSLEDPTQIGAGMATALITTFYGAVLANAFFLPLSGKLETRSKEEMMIKGMIIDGIMAIQSGDSPRIVEEKLKSFLSPAMRDKVDAKKEKAA, from the coding sequence GTGGATATCGCAACCGTAGTTGGGATTGCCGTCGCCTTCGGCCTGATCGTCTGGTCGATCCTGCTGGGCGGCAGTCTGAGCGGTTTCATCGACATGCCCTCGGTGGCGGTCGTCGTCGGCGGCACCATCGGCGCGCTCCTGATCAACTTCCCGCTGCCGCGCATCCTGGGCCTCGTGGGCGTCTTCAAGAAGACCTTCCTCTTCAAGCTGGACGACCCGGACGAGGTCATCGGCAAGATGGTGCGCTACGCCGAACGCGCCCGGCGGGAGGGCATGCTGGCCCTGGAGGAGGACTCGGAGAACGAGACGGACGCCTTCCTGCGCAAGGGCCTGCGCCTGGCCGTGGACGGCACCGATCCCCAGCTCCTGGAGAAGATCCTCGAGACGGACGTGGAACAGATCGAGGCCCGGCACAGCGAGGGCGCCAAGGTGCTCTCGGCCGGCGGCACCTTCGCCCCGGCCTTCGGCATGATCGGGACCCTGATCGGCCTGGTGAACATGCTCTCCTCCCTGGAGGACCCGACCCAGATCGGCGCCGGCATGGCCACCGCCCTGATCACGACGTTCTACGGCGCCGTGCTCGCCAACGCCTTCTTCCTGCCGCTCTCGGGGAAGCTCGAGACCCGCTCGAAGGAGGAGATGATGATCAAGGGGATGATCATCGACGGCATCATGGCGATCCAGAGCGGGGACAGCCCGCGGATCGTCGAGGAGAAGCTGAAGTCCTTCCTGTCGCCCGCCATGCGCGACAAGGTCGACGCCAAGAAGGAAAAGGCGGCCTGA